In Spinacia oleracea cultivar Varoflay chromosome 5, BTI_SOV_V1, whole genome shotgun sequence, a single window of DNA contains:
- the LOC130460842 gene encoding uncharacterized protein — MKEYMDWYCSITRLLITPVTRSPPTTHYQPSSSDIILSHALADLASRCTRAVDSALELPPSLALPLTLDTLRNLSSSCIETLSRVGQEHILQQYDLASSQCTPDTSTSHVSRGRGFRPPRARPPPLTPPLRPLALTSPHPPPPPSPRPPPPPSPRPPPLTPPASPPASQVISSPPLQLLTYRRQKGCSPSQRPEPIAEEDESSFSSSEHSKKQRRT, encoded by the exons ATGAAGGAGTATATGGATTGGTATTGTAGCATCACGAGACTCCTCATTACTCCTGTTACACGATCACCCCCCACCACTCATTATCAGCCGTCTTCCTCTGATATTATTTTG TCACATGCATTGGCTGATCTTGCCTCAAGATGCACTCGAGCTGTGGATTCTGCGTTAGAGTTACCTCCCAGTTTGGCCCTTCCTCTCACTCTTGATACGTTACGCAATTTGAGTTCCTCTTGCATTGAGACCTTATCAAGAGTGGGGCAAGAACATATCCTCCAACAATATGATTTAGCCTCGTCTCAGTGTACACCCGACACCTCCACCTCACATGTTTCTCGAGGGCGTGGTTTTCGACCACCACGTGCACGCCCTCCACCACTTACTCCTCCTCTACGCCCTCTAGCACTTACTTCTCcacaccctccaccaccaccttctccacgccctccaccaccaccttctccaCGCCCTCCACCTCTTACTCCTCCTGCATCTCCGCCAGCATCACAAGTTATTTCATCTCCTCCTTTGCAGCTTCTCACTTACCGGCGACAAAAGGGTTGCTCTCCTAGTCAACGTCCCGAGCCAATTGCCGAGGAGGATGAGTCCTCATTTTCATCGTCCGAGCATTCAAAGAAACAACGTAGAACTTAG